The DNA segment CAGGACAGCGTGTATGACGGCACGGACCGCTCCTGGACCGACACGGAAGCGGGCACCCGGCTGACGCAGGAATCGCTGGGGACGGGCAACAACATGCTGAGCAACTCGCCCTGGACAGCAGCCAGCAACGGTTGGGGACCCATCGAGCGCAACATGAGCAACGGCGAATCCGGGGCCAAAGACGGGCGCATGATGGCCGTCAACGGCAAGAAGTACGACAGCGGTTTCGGGACGCACTCCAATTCCTCGATGACCTTCAATATCGGCGGGGTGTGCAACCGCTTCATCAGCGACGTGGGGATCGACGATGAGGTGGGCGACAAGGGCAGCGCGGTGTTCCAGGTATACGCCGACGGCGTCAAACTGTTCGACAGCGGGAAGATGACCGGCGCGGACGGTACAAAGACCGTCAACGTCGACATCGCGGGCCGTAAGGAACTCAAGCTGATGGTCACTGACGCGGGCGACAACAACTACTACGATCACGCCGACTGGGGCGGAGCCATTCTGGTGGATTGCAACGCAGCCAGGGCCGTTGTTCCTGCGCCCGTCCCGACGCCGACTCCCCCCGCACCTGCGCCTGCACCTGCAACTTGGACCAGGATCGCCGGCGAGGGTGAGTCTTTCTCTGTCAGCGGAACGCAAAGGGTCAGATACGGCGCTGGCACCGCGTGGATCGTAAAAGACGTCACCTCCAGTGGCCAATGCACCAATGGGTTCTTCGGCAACGATCCGGCCTATGGCACGACGAAATCTTGCGAGATCAATGCACCTGCATCTGCGCCCGCTCCAATCCCTGCGCCCATTCCCGCTCCAGTCCCTGCGCCCATTCCCGCTCCAGTCCCTGCACCCATTCCCGCTCCAGTCCCTGCACCCATTCCCGCTCCGATCCCTGCGCCTATTCCCACTCCAATCCCTGCGCCGATCCCTGTTCCTGCGCCAATCGTGGTCAATGGACCGCTGGTGATCACCAAGGGCGGCACCTACAGCGGCGAGTACCTCAGCAACGATCCCTCTGTCCCGGCCATCAGAATCAAGACCTCCGAGCCGGTCATCCTGGAAAACTGCACGCTGCGTGGACGCGGCCACCTGATCGACGCTTCATGGACCTCGGCCAACCTGACGGTCCGCAACTGCAAGGGATACGGCCTGAACCCCAATGACCGCACCCGCATTCCAGGCCGTTTCCTTCAGGCCGAGGGCGTCGTTTCCCTGCTGATCGAGAACAACTTCATGGAAAAGACGGCTGGTATCTACATCAACAAATGGCAGGGCAACAAGGGCTTGCCCGTGAGCATCGTCATCCGCAACAACCTGGCCCGCAACATTGAGGGCCGCTACAGCGACGGCAACGGCGGCTTCCAGGACAAGTTCCACCGGGTCCAGTTCGTGCAGTTCAACGGCATGCGTGACATCAGCGGAGCCGAGATCGCCTGGAACCGCGTGGAGAACACGGCCCGCCAGAGCCATGTCGAGGACGTCATCAACATCTACGATTCCACCGGCACGGCCAGCAGCCCGATCCGCATTCACGACAACCTGATCAACGGTGCGTTCTCGGGCCGCCCCGACGCCTCCTACAGCGGCGGCGGCATCATGATGGGCGACGGCTGCAACTCCGGGTACACCGAGGCCACGGGCAACACCGTTCTGGAAACCAGCAACTACGGCATCGCCGTGGCAGGCGGCCACCACCAGAAGATCAGCGGCAACACCATGCTGGCGCTGGGCAAACTGAGCGACGGCACCCTGCTGG comes from the Deinococcus sp. AJ005 genome and includes:
- a CDS encoding NPCBM/NEW2 domain-containing protein encodes the protein MSPIHSTAPLSPLARAARPLRWLVWCAPLILAACSGPSVPQEPVATVTTPPVQESVAQDSPAQDSVYDGTDRSWTDTEAGTRLTQESLGTGNNMLSNSPWTAASNGWGPIERNMSNGESGAKDGRMMAVNGKKYDSGFGTHSNSSMTFNIGGVCNRFISDVGIDDEVGDKGSAVFQVYADGVKLFDSGKMTGADGTKTVNVDIAGRKELKLMVTDAGDNNYYDHADWGGAILVDCNAARAVVPAPVPTPTPPAPAPAPATWTRIAGEGESFSVSGTQRVRYGAGTAWIVKDVTSSGQCTNGFFGNDPAYGTTKSCEINAPASAPAPIPAPIPAPVPAPIPAPVPAPIPAPVPAPIPAPIPAPIPTPIPAPIPVPAPIVVNGPLVITKGGTYSGEYLSNDPSVPAIRIKTSEPVILENCTLRGRGHLIDASWTSANLTVRNCKGYGLNPNDRTRIPGRFLQAEGVVSLLIENNFMEKTAGIYINKWQGNKGLPVSIVIRNNLARNIEGRYSDGNGGFQDKFHRVQFVQFNGMRDISGAEIAWNRVENTARQSHVEDVINIYDSTGTASSPIRIHDNLINGAFSGRPDASYSGGGIMMGDGCNSGYTEATGNTVLETSNYGIAVAGGHHQKISGNTMLALGKLSDGTLLDADSDSGFYLRNYCQTPNDASTVIAEGNTVGWGTPTASNADARWDWSVTAGVERNNSSIQAANRAVNPLLLAQAITAWESRAKAAGMIAGPR